One region of Salvia miltiorrhiza cultivar Shanhuang (shh) chromosome 3, IMPLAD_Smil_shh, whole genome shotgun sequence genomic DNA includes:
- the LOC131015421 gene encoding protein VACUOLELESS GAMETOPHYTES-like has product MSGKGNKIEEEEEETKVVHHWSHEHRLTLGEPRIGEGCFGCGRPFSGGEKVYACRCWPVDIVLDEECLGMPRKIRHAMHPQHILTQHVFSFDDYDDGTLTGKLCAICESSLINTEGRIFYNCMKAECRLWMHMRCAQGSDMMYDAADDDDDEQHRTIDHPSHPNHGLKLVRRSCRFKCDACGITRGGKSYMCCKPNCQYWIHESCASLPQTIESEYHSHSLSLSFHVPPRYMKWNLKCDVCGKYLPSKYWIYHCELCSYVVHLKCAFNPTRYVVINILVSLFRRCLAKLISQSLKRITYNFFFKSL; this is encoded by the coding sequence ATGAGTGGGAAAGGAAATAAGAtagaggaagaggaggaggagacAAAGGTTGTTCATCATTGGAGCCACGAGCATCGTCTTACTCTGGGGGAACCTCGTATAGGAGAAGGATGTTTTGGCTGTGGAAGGCCTTTTAGTGGAGGAGAGAAAGTTTATGCATGTAGATGTTGGCCGGTTGATATCGTATTAGATGAAGAATGTTTGGGAATGCCGAGGAAGATTAGACACGCAATGCACCCACAACACATACTCACTCAACATGTATTCAGCTTTGATGACTACGATGACGGAACACTCACAGGAAAGTTGTGTGCAATCTGCGAAAGTTCTCTTATCAACACGGAGGGGAGAATTTTCTACAACTGTATGAAGGCAGAATGTAGGTTGTGGATGCACATGAGATGCGCGCAGGGTAGTGACATGATGTACGATGCAGCCGATGATGATGACGACGAGCAACATCGCACCATAGATCATCCGAGTCACCCCAACCATGGATTGAAGTTGGTGAGGAGGAGTTGTCGCTTCAAGTGCGATGCTTGCGGCATCACACGCGGGGGGAAGTCCTACATGTGCTGCAAACCTAATTGTCAGTATTGGATCCACGAGAGTTGCGCATCGTTGCCTCAAACCATCGAAAGCGAGTACCACtctcactccctctctctctcttttcatgTCCCACCTCGATATATGAAATGGAACTTGAAATGTGATGTGTGTGGCAAATATTTACCATCTAAATATTGGATATATCATTGTGAGTTGTGCAGCTATGTTGTCCATCTCAAGTGCGCCTTCAACCCTACTAGGTACGTTGTGATAAATATTCTTGTGTCATTATTTAGACGGTGTTTGGCGAAGCTTATTTCACAGAGTTTAAAAAGAataacttataatttttttttcaaaagcttataa
- the LOC131019173 gene encoding uncharacterized protein LOC131019173, whose protein sequence is MSGKENKVEEVEEEETKVVHHWSHEHRLTLGEPRIGERCFGCGRPFNGGEKAYACRCLYGIVLDEECLGMPRKIRHAMHPQHILTQHVFSVDDGTLTGKLCAICESSLINRRRVYTNTKGSIFYKCTRAECRLWMHMRCAQGSDMMYDAADDDDDDDDEQHRTIDHRSHPNHGLKLVRRSCRFKCDACGITRGVKSYMSCKANCQYWIHESCASLPQTIESEYHSHSLSLSFHVPPSYMRRDLKCDVCKKYLPFKYWIYHCERCSYVVHLNCASNATRNEKGIMEFPISDVGREELIGGLVKREGGAISIPHHDEDYKFHNHKLRLVSSSPEEEEEENSSDDDDGKDQESQLICDGCITPIFGRKQRPSSSSSSSSKDYYYMSCSSGCNYNLHMACFHLPSRLPSIPLHHQSGHHLILKSPNELPSKEWLCWVCDLDSSGLFYACTKCKFRADIKCASLPATIYHTAHPQHPLHFQPGGAELYCHAMCGGYIYDSYCYVCGSCEFIVDVGCAVLPASITSRRWDKHHPLLLTYHQGESIYCDACETAETNPKTWMYDCRHCDLSIHPRCLKSTSGVYRNIKLGKEYVINDAALHPPHPLADQLLTKRRCDLCHQDKYEERGFECASCNFCICLYDCGIKML, encoded by the exons atGAGTGGGAAAGAAAATAAGGTAGAGgaagtggaggaggaggagacgAAGGTTGTTCATCATTGGAGCCATGAGCATCGTCTTACTCTGGGGGAACCTCGTATAGGAGAAAGATGTTTTGGCTGTGGAAGGCCTTTTAATGGAGGAGAGAAAGCTTATGCATGCAGATGTTTGTATGGTATCGTATTAGATGAAGAATGTTTGGGAATGCCGAGGAAGATTAGACACGCAATGCACCCACAACACATACTCACTCAACATGTATTCAGCGTTGATGACGGAACGCTCACAGGAAAGCTGTGTGCAATCTGCGAAAGTTCTCTTATCAACCGCCGAAGGGTTTATACCAACACGAAGGGGAGCATATTCTACAAATGTACGAGGGCAGAATGTAGGTTGTGGATGCACATGAGATGCGCGCAGGGTAGTGACATGATGTACGATGcagccgatgatgatgatgatgacgatgacgaGCAACATCGCACCATAGATCATCGGAGTCACCCCAACCATGGATTGAAGTTGGTGAGGAGGAGTTGTCGCTTCAAGTGCGATGCTTGCGGCATCACACGCGGGGTGAAATCCTACATGAGCTGCAAAGCTAATTGTCAGTATTGGATCCACGAGAGTTGCGCATCGTTGCCTCAAACCATCGAAAGCGAGTACCACtctcactccctctctctctcttttcatgTCCCACCTTCATATATGAGAAGGGACTTGAAATGTGATGTGTGTAAAAAATATTTaccttttaaatattggatatatCATTGTGAGCGCTGCAGCTATGTTGTCCATCTCAACTGCGCCTCCAACGCCACTAG AAATGAGAAAGGGATTATGGAGTTCCCAATAAGTGATGTGGGTCGTGAGGAGCTAATTGGAGGTTTGGTAAAGAGAGAAGGAGGAGCTATATCAATACCTCATCATGATGAAGATTATAAGTTCCATAATCACAAACTCAGATTAGTGTCATCATCtcccgaagaagaagaagaagaaaatagtagtgatgatgatgatgggaAAGATCAAGAATCGCAATTAATATGTGATGGGTGCATTACTCCTATATTCGGCCGGAAACAGAGaccatcatcatcttcttcttctagTAGTAAAGATTACTACTATATGAGTTGCAGCAGTGGATGCAATTACAATCTTCACATGGCGTGCTTCCACTTGCCATCTCGCCTTCCCTCAATTCCACTCCACCACCAATCTGGTCACCACCTCATTCTCAAATCTCCTAACGAACTTCCATCCAAGGAGTGGTTGTGCTGGGTGTGTGATCTCGACTCAAGTGGACTGTTCTACGCTTGTACAAAATGCAAATTCAGAGCAGACATCAAGTGCGCATCTCTGCCGGCCACCATATATCACACGGCTCACCCACAACATCCCCTCCACTTTCAACCAGGCGGGGCAGAACTTTACTGTCATGCTATGTGTGGTGGCTACATATACGATTCTTACTGTTACGTGTGTGGCAGCTGTGAGTTCATTGTGGACGTTGGATGCGCTGTGCTGCCAGCATCAATCACCAGCCGTAGATGGGACAAGCACCACCCGCTGCTATTGACGTACCATCAAGGTGAATCAATCTACTGCGATGCATGTGAAACCGCAGAAACAAATCCTAAGACCTGGATGTATGACTGCCGCCACTGCGATCTATCCATCCATCCCCGCTGCTTGAAATCCACATCCGGTGTCTATAGAAACATCAAGTTGGGAAAGGAGTATGTGATTAATGATGCGGCACTTCACCCACCACACCCTCTCGCCGATCAACTTCTCACAAAACGCCGTTGCGATCTTTGTCATCAGGATAAGTATGAAGAGCGAGGATTTGAGTGTGCATCATGCAACTTCTGCATTTGTTTATACGACTGCGGTATAAAAATGCTCTGA
- the LOC131015419 gene encoding putative uncharacterized protein YDL057W isoform X2, whose protein sequence is MTIINCDEKRGGAKRDNRNSSPDSESPMPESQQNQHPKSPVESKKVFIENSYGEKLVGILHETGSSELVVICHGFRSTKDRIPMANLALAFEREGISAFRFDFAGNGESEGSFQYGNYRREAEDLRAVVEHFKANQRCIVAVVGHSKGGNVVLLYASKYNDVQTVVNIAGRFDLRRGIEGRLGKDFQEKIKQYGFIDVRNRRGKTEYRVTEASLKDRLETDPRAACRSIPPNCSVLTVHGTLDEMVPVDDATEFDKNIRNHDLCIVEGADHEFTKHQALLNDVVLRFVSTRLRKNEAAARPTPRL, encoded by the exons ATGACGATAATTAATTGCGACGAGAAGCGTGGTGGCGCAAAACGCGATAACAGAAATTCATCTCCTGATTCCGAATCTCCGATGCCGGAAAGCCAACAGAATCAACACCCCAAATCTCCAG TGGAGAGCAAGAAAGTGTTTATAGAGAACAGCTATGGCGAGAAGCTAGTCGGGATACTGCACGAAACGGGGTCGAGTGAGCTCGTAGTTATATGCCATGGATTCCGGTCCACAAAG GATCGCATTCCCATGGCGAACCTTGCTCTCGCCTTCGAGAGGGAGGGAATCAGCGCCTTCCGCTTTGATTTTGCTGGCAACGG GGAAAGCGAAGGTTCGTTTCAATATGGCAATTACCGTAGAGAGGCTGAAGATCTACGTGCTGTAGTCGAGCACTTCAAGGCTAACCAACGTTGCATAGTGGCCGTTGTTGGCCATAGTAAAG GAGGGAATGTCGTTCTCTTGTACGCCTCAAAGTACAACGACGTTCAAACAGTCGTCAACATAGCCGGCCGCTTTGATCTGAGGCGAGGCATCGAGGGCCGCCTGGGGAAAGACTTCCAAGAGAAGATCAAGCAATACGGATTCATCGACGTGAGAAATAGAAGAG GGAAAACTGAGTATCGGGTGACGGAGGCGAGCTTGAAGGACCGCCTGGAGACGGACCCTCGTGCTGCGTGTCGATCCATCCCTCCGAACTGCAG CGTTCTAACGGTTCACGGCACGTTAGACGAGATGGTTCCGGTAGACGACGCAACGGAATTCGACAAGAACATCCGAAATCACGATCTATGTATAGTCGAAGGAGCTGATCATGAGTTCACCAAGCATCAAGCTCTGCTCAACGACGTCGTGTTGCGTTTCGTGTCGACGCGTCTGCGTAAAAACGAGGCGGCCGCGCGTCCGACTCCCCGGCTCTAA
- the LOC131015374 gene encoding UDP-sulfoquinovose synthase, chloroplastic, whose translation MAHAALVSCSLNLSLGSRSCSKPSTHLTPSVSVSLRISGSPFQRIPLKVDKRLQRCRTVYAMAVSMGQETRVQPGSGSDHSSNEASSPKKVMVIGGDGYCGWATSLHLSNKNYEVAVVDNLVRRSFDHQLGLDSLTPIASIHNRIRRWKSLTGKDIGLYVGDICDFEFLSEAFKSFEPDAVVHFGEQRSAPYSMIDRSRAVYTQHNNVIGTLNVLFAIKEFGEDCHLVKLGTMGEYGTPNIDIEEGFITITHNGRTDTLPYPKQASSFYHLSKVHDSHNIAFTCKAWGIRATDLNQGVVYGVKTNETAMHEELYNRLDYDAVFGTALNRFCIQAAVGHPLTVYGKGGQTRGYLDIRDTVQCVELAIANPAQRGEFRVFNQFTEQFSVNELAALVTRAGKKLGLDVRTVSVPNPRVEAEEHYYNAKHTKLAELGLQPHLLSDSLLDSLLNFAVQYKDRVDPKQIMPSVSWRKTGAKPKTVPA comes from the exons ATGGCGCATGCTGCTTTGGTGTCTTGTTCTTTAAACCTCTCCTTGGGCAGCAGGTCGTGCAGCAAGCCTTCGACCCATCTTACACCCTCTGTGTCTGTGAGTTTACGGATTTCTGGATCACCGTTCCAAAGGATTCCTCTCAAGGTCGATAAAAGGTTGCAGAGATGCCGGACTGTCTATGCTATGGCTGTTTCAATGGGTCAAGAAACGAGGGTTCAGCCTGGATCAGGGTCCGATCACAGCTCTAACGAAGCTTCCTCGCCAAAGAAGGTCATGGTGATCGGTGGTGATGGCTATTGTGGTTGGGCTACTTCGTTGCATCTCTCGAACAAGAACTACGAGGTTGCTGTTGTTGACAATCTTGTCCGTAGGAGTTTCGACCACCAGCTAGGTCTTGATTCCCTCACTCCCATCGCGTCCATCCACAACCGGATCAGGCGTTGGAAGTCCCTCACGGGTAAAGATATCGGGCTCTACGTTGGAGACATATGCGACTTTGAGTTCTTGTCGGAGGCCTTCAAGTCGTTCGAGCCCGATGCCGTCGTCCACTTCGGGGAACAGAGGTCCGCTCCGTACTCCATGATTGATCGGTCGAGGGCCGTGTACACGCAACACAACAACGTGATAGGCACCCTCAACGTTCTCTTCGCCATAAAGGAATTCGGGGAGGATTGTCATCTTGTGAAGCTCGGGACCATGGGAGAGTATGGAACCCCGAACATAGACATCGAGGAGGGATTCATCACGATCACTCACAACGGGAGGACCGACACTTTGCCCTACCCGAAGCAGGCTAGCTCCTTCTACCATCTCAGCAAGGTGCACGACTCCCACAACATCGCATTTACTTGCAAGGCTTGGGGGATCAGAGCCACAGACCTGAACCAGGGCGTCGTCTACGGAGTGAAAACCAACGAAACGGCCATGCACGAGGAACTGTACAATAGGCTGGATTATGACGCAGTGTTTGGAACCGCGTTGAACCGGTTCTGCATTCAGGCTGCAGTTGGTCATCCGCTCACCGTCTATGGCAAAGGAGGGCAG ACCCGAGGATATCTCGACATCCGGGACACGGTCCAATGTGTCGAGCTCGCCATAGCAAACCCAGCCCAAAGGGGTGAGTTCCGCGTCTTCAACCAGTTCACGGAGCAGTTCTCGGTGAACGAGCTCGCCGCCCTCGTCACGAGAGCCGGTAAGAAGCTCGGCCTCGACGTTCGTACGGTGTCCGTGCCCAACCCTAGAGTGGAGGCGGAGGAGCATTACTACAACGCCAAGCACACGAAGCTCGCGGAATTGGGACTCCAGCCCCATCTCCTGTCGGACTCTCTCCTCGACTCGTTGCTTAATTTCGCGGTCCAATACAAGGATCGCGTCGATCCCAAGCAGATAATGCCGAGCGTCTCGTGGAGGAAAACCGGAGCTAAGCCGAAGACTGTCCCCGCTTAG
- the LOC131015419 gene encoding putative uncharacterized protein YDL057W isoform X1 — protein sequence MTIINCDEKRGGAKRDNRNSSPDSESPMPESQQNQHPKSPVVESKKVFIENSYGEKLVGILHETGSSELVVICHGFRSTKDRIPMANLALAFEREGISAFRFDFAGNGESEGSFQYGNYRREAEDLRAVVEHFKANQRCIVAVVGHSKGGNVVLLYASKYNDVQTVVNIAGRFDLRRGIEGRLGKDFQEKIKQYGFIDVRNRRGKTEYRVTEASLKDRLETDPRAACRSIPPNCSVLTVHGTLDEMVPVDDATEFDKNIRNHDLCIVEGADHEFTKHQALLNDVVLRFVSTRLRKNEAAARPTPRL from the exons ATGACGATAATTAATTGCGACGAGAAGCGTGGTGGCGCAAAACGCGATAACAGAAATTCATCTCCTGATTCCGAATCTCCGATGCCGGAAAGCCAACAGAATCAACACCCCAAATCTCCAG TAGTGGAGAGCAAGAAAGTGTTTATAGAGAACAGCTATGGCGAGAAGCTAGTCGGGATACTGCACGAAACGGGGTCGAGTGAGCTCGTAGTTATATGCCATGGATTCCGGTCCACAAAG GATCGCATTCCCATGGCGAACCTTGCTCTCGCCTTCGAGAGGGAGGGAATCAGCGCCTTCCGCTTTGATTTTGCTGGCAACGG GGAAAGCGAAGGTTCGTTTCAATATGGCAATTACCGTAGAGAGGCTGAAGATCTACGTGCTGTAGTCGAGCACTTCAAGGCTAACCAACGTTGCATAGTGGCCGTTGTTGGCCATAGTAAAG GAGGGAATGTCGTTCTCTTGTACGCCTCAAAGTACAACGACGTTCAAACAGTCGTCAACATAGCCGGCCGCTTTGATCTGAGGCGAGGCATCGAGGGCCGCCTGGGGAAAGACTTCCAAGAGAAGATCAAGCAATACGGATTCATCGACGTGAGAAATAGAAGAG GGAAAACTGAGTATCGGGTGACGGAGGCGAGCTTGAAGGACCGCCTGGAGACGGACCCTCGTGCTGCGTGTCGATCCATCCCTCCGAACTGCAG CGTTCTAACGGTTCACGGCACGTTAGACGAGATGGTTCCGGTAGACGACGCAACGGAATTCGACAAGAACATCCGAAATCACGATCTATGTATAGTCGAAGGAGCTGATCATGAGTTCACCAAGCATCAAGCTCTGCTCAACGACGTCGTGTTGCGTTTCGTGTCGACGCGTCTGCGTAAAAACGAGGCGGCCGCGCGTCCGACTCCCCGGCTCTAA